The genomic interval AACTGCTGGAACGAGATAAATCGATCGAGGTCAGCACGCTGCTGCAGGACGCCGACCTGGAGTACTCTCAGGAAGATCGCACGGCCATTTCGCATTTCCCCGTCAAGAAAGAGGATCTTGCTCGACTGGACGTTTTGATTCTGGGCGACCTCGCTCCCGCGCAGCTCAGCAACGCAGCACTCGAAAACGTCCGTGAATTTGTCCGCGAAAAGGGAGGCAGCGTGATCTTTATCGCTGGACCTCAGTTCAATCCTGTCACCTTCGCAGGAACGCCACTGGAAAGCCTGTTGCCGTTCGAGCTGTCGAGTATTCGGATGCCGGGTGACGTCACAACCGAAAATTTTCATCCGGTGCTGACGCTTGAGGGTCAAAAAGGAAACAGTCTGTTCCGGTTGGGGAACAGCGAGGCAGACAGCCAGCAGATTTGGACCTCTCTTCCCAACTTCACCTGGCTCGTGGAGATTTCCAAACTGAAGCCAAGTGCCCGCGTCTTCGCCGAACATCCCACAAAAAATGGTGCCAACGGCCGCTTGCCAGTTATCCTGATGCAACAAGCCGGGGCGGGAAAAGTTTTATTTCATGCCACGGACGAAACCTGGCGTTGGCGATTTCGCACAGGCGATCTGTATCACGGACGGTACTGGATTCAAGCAATCCGTTACCTGAGTCGCAGCCGCCTGATTGGCAAGGATCGCACCGCAGAATTGACGGTCGATCAGTTGGTCTATCAACGTGGACAGCCAACGACCTTCCGCGTCAAGTTCGTTGACGAACGCTTTATTCCAACGGACGCCGATGGTGTCGCGGTCACCGTTGAACGAAAGGGAGAAGGCCGACAAACCATCAAGTTGTCTCGTTTGCGCGAACTCCCAACATCATTCGAGGGGCAGATGGCCCGCTTGCCCGAAGGCACATACCATGGCTGGGTCTCTCAGCCCGCCTTCAACGAAGCCCCACCTTCGGTGGATTTTCGCGTGGAAATCCCGCAGCGCGAGCTACTACGGCGCGGAATGGACAGGTCCGATCTACAAATCGCCGCGACAACGTCACATGGCCGACTGTATACGCTGGATGACGTCGATCAGCTCGCCAATGAAATCCCACGTGGGACACCCGTTCCACTGGAAACCGATGAACCGATCCCCCTTTGGAACCGGTGGGAATTCTTGACTCTGCTGACGCTACTGCTGTCGGCCGAATGGTTACTGCGAAAACGCTGGAAGCTGACGTAATTTATTCCACGAGCCGAAGTGGTGGACTTCAATTCAAGGCTGCGCGAGTGCACTCGACGTTCGCAGTTGTGAAAAAAATCGATCGTGGCGCTGGTGAGTCGCACGTTCGTCATAAATCGCCTGACTGAGCGAAATCAGTCCAGCGCGCAACTCGCCAGACGACATCCCCTGCGGTTCATGCGTCAAATCGAACAGCGTACATTTCTCCCAGTATCGATTTTCAAAGAGACGGCCCTCGCGACGCAGTCGATCGTAAAGCGGTGTGCCGGGGAAGGGTGTCTGTAACGTGACTTGCACGTCATACAGTCCCGACTGCTTGACGAACTCGAGAATCTGCCCAAAGACTTCCGGCGTCTGTCCATCAAGCCCCAGAATAAAGCAGCCATTGACCGTGATCCCCGCCGACTGAATTCGTTCAATCGCGGCGAGGGATCGTTCCTGCTGCTTGAGCTTCCAGTTGCAATGCAGTTCCATTCCGTCCAGCCCAAGCAAGGTGGGGCTCTCGAACCCGATCAAGACTTGCCTGCATCCAGCATCGCGTGCCAGTGCAATCAGATCGGGATCGTCGGCAAAGCTGAGATCAGTTTCAGTAAAGAATCGAATGCGTTCCGGAATCAATGCACGCATCAGCAACTTCGAGTGCTTCTTGTTGACGAACGTGTTGTCGTCCGCAAACTCAATAAACGGGCGAGGCCAGATCGATTTGATCCGGCGAATCTCCTCCACCACGCGCGACACCGGCTTCACCTGATAGTGAGGGGCAATCAGAATCGAACTGGCACAAAAGTCACACTTCCAGGGACAACCGCGTGAGGTCTGAACCGTAATTCGGTTGTACTTTTCCGGATCAAGCAGGTCGAATCTTGGGATCGGCGAATCGACCAGTCGCCAAGGACGAGAGGGACGATAAACTCGCTTGAGTTCCCCGCGGCGTGCGTCTTCGACAATGATTGGCCACACTTCTTCTGCCTCACCAATCACGATCGCATCAGCATGAAGCAGAGCTTCTTCTGGAAGTGAGCTGACATGGAGTCCGCCAAGAACCACTGGCACATGTCTGGCGCGATACCCATCCGCCACCTGATAGGCATCTTCAATCTGAGCGGTGAAGCTGGAAATCGCGATCAGGTCAAAGTCGTCATTTGGCAAGGGATCTTGCGCGATGTCGAACAACTCGTGATACGAGACGTCGTCGTGCCGTGGAGTGAGCCCCGCCAAAGTGAGCAACCCGAGACTCGGCAATTGAGCAATGACCGTTTTGCGTTCGACGAAGCCAGGCATACTCAAGCCGAGCTCAAGCAATTCAGGGTCCCAGGCCCGTACTCCGCTCATTGCGATGAGCCCGATCTTCATGAATTTGCCCTTCCCCCATTCGGCACTAATCACGTTCCCGCGAGGTCGGAGTCCGCCCCAGGCGACAACCGATGCGCATTTTCTCTGCGCCGCATCGATCACGGCAAGCCGTATTTCTTTCTGACCGCCGGCTCATTCAAACGGCGCATCGGTAACCACCTGTGAGGCGGTCCGGAACTTGAAAGGGGGAAGGGGCATCGAACGCCAACAATTCTGATCAATCAATCACCTCAAAGACTTCGGACCAACCAATCAGTCCTTCGAACGGCTGGAACTCCGACGAAAACAGTCCGTGAATCTGCCTTCAGCCAACGTTGGAGAACACTGGCATAGACGGAACGAAAATCGACGGAGTGAACAACATCACCAACGGAATCCAACCACGACAGGTCAGGCCGGCTGCCGTGCAATCCCGATTTGACGCGACCGCCCGCCAGAAACATCAGGCTCCCCGTCCCATGGTCGGTCCCTTCGCTCTGATTTTCCGCCACGCGCCGGCCAAACTCTGAAAATGTCATGACCATCGTTCGGTGCAATTGCCCCATCTGTTTCAGATCCTGAAGAAAACTCGCGAGCCCTTCACTCAGTTCCTGCAGCAACGCCGCAGTCTCACCCTCTGCGTCGCGTGATGATCGAAGCCCAGCGCCACGTAGTAAACACGAGTCGGTACTTCCGCGGCAATCATTTGAGCGACAAGTTTCAACGATTGAGGGAAATGGAAAGGCAAGTAGTCGACACTCGTCTTTTGTGTCTTCACCGCTTCGGCAATCTGCATCGATGCGGCCAGTACGTCATTCCCCGTACGTTGCAAGAAATCCAATGCGGAGTTCTCGCCCGGGTTGTGCTCGTGAATTTGAGCCAGGTCCGCCATCCCATCCGGTCCACTGTGAAATTGAAACAGTTCAGGATTTGACATCGTGACGCAACGGGGTCTCTCACCCGCAAACGTCTGAGCCATTCGCTCGACCAACTAAAGCCCCAGCAGCGGGGAGGAATCGCCACGACACTCGTGGTCGAAATACCGTCTAATCCAGCCGCGCGTCAGTTTCTAATGCGCGCCGGCCCCAGTTTCCCAAATCTCCGTCGAACGAAAGTGTAACAGATCGGGATTCGGATACCCAACGTTCTGTACGATCGCCCGATCACCTTGGTCCCAGACAGCTTTCAACGCGTCCATCTCGGGATGAAATCTATGGTAGCCATCAATACTGCTGGGCGATGGATCTGTCCGCTTCCTCGCCGATGGGATCGAAATCACAACCCATCGCGCCTTGCGTTGCCGCAACGGCGGTGAGATCGTCAGCGAATTCTGATCAAGTCCGTTTCCTCGCTCACAACACCGAGAACGAGTGATTGTCAAAATTCGCGCGTCTGTCATTGCGGAACCACTTGGGCGGGAATTCCACATTGATTCCTGCTTCTCCCAATATTGTTCGGCGTGGCTCCAGACACTCGTTCCGTATCAAGTCACGCGTTATGCTGGCGACCTCTCGATGGATTCCTTTGGAGAACATAGCATGGTCGAGCTTCGCCCTTGGTCCATTCATGCCAGTTTCGCGTGCCTGCTGCTCTGCCTCGTCGCAGGACAGGCGTCGGACACTGCGGCGGCAGAGCCTGTCCAATCGGAAGACGGCAAGCTGAGAATTGTCGTGTTTGGAGCACATCCCGATGACGCCGAATTCAAGGCCGGAGGAACGGCGGCCAAATGGGCAAAACTCGGACATCAGGTGAAGCTCTGCTCCGTCACGAACGGAGACATTGGACACTGGCAGATAGCGGGCGGCCCTTTGGCGCAGCGGCGGACCGCCGAGGCGGCCGCGGTCGCCTCAAAGCTGGGGGTGACGTCGCAGGTACTCGATCTGCACGATGGAGAGCTTGAACCAACACTCGCAAATCGGCGATTGATCACGAAGATCATTCGCGAATGGAAAGCCGATATCGTGATTGCTCATCGCCCTTGGGACTATCACCCGGATCACCGTTACGTCGGCATCCTCGTTCAAGACGCGGCCTTTATGGTCACCGTTCCGTTCTTCTGCCCTGATACGCCGCCACTCAAAAAAAATCCGGTCTTTCTTTACTCGAGCGACTCGTTTCAAAAGCCATATCCATTCCGGCCCGATATCGCAGTCTCAATTGATGATGTCTTTGATCTCAAGATCGATGCGATTCATGAACTGGAGTCTCAGGTCTACGAGGGCGGGGCGAGCGGCAGTGAAGAATTCGTGCGGACAGTTCCTCCGGCCGCCGATGTCGCTGGACGCAAAGCCTGGCTGAAACAACGCTGGCATGATCGTCATTCACGCGAGTCCGACCGGTTCCGCAGCCTACTGACCGAGCTTTACGGCGACGAGAAAGGAAAAAAGATCCTGTACACCGAAGCCTTCGAACTTTGCGAGTACGGACGCAAGCCAACCCCGATGGAATTGAAACAACTGTTTCCATTTTTCGAACGAGAATGAAAACTGGTCCAGGGGCCAATTGGCATTCAAAACATTCTTGCAGCTGAATACCACATTGAAGGAGCACACCATGAAACTCGCGCTCACACTTGTGTTCTCGTTGACGGCCGGCTTCGTGTATGCCCAGGACGAGGTCCCCGAGTTGCCCCCGACTCACGCGGATGTCGCCTATGGCCCTTTCGAGCGAAACGTGCTCGACTTCTGGCAGGCGGAAGGCGAGGGGCCGCGACCATTATTTATCCACATTCACGGCGGAGGATGGGTCGGTGGTGACAAGAAACAAAAGACATCCCAATACGCGCCGTATTTGAAACAAGGCATCTCGTGCGCCTCGATCAACTACCGCTTGACTCCCGCCAATCCGTTGCCCGCTCCGGTCCATGATGCGGCACGCGCGATTCAGTTTCTTCGTTCAAAGGCCGCCGAATGGAACATCGATTCAAAACATATCGCCGTCAGCGGGGGAAGCGCCGGCGCATGTACATCAATGTGGCTGCTGCTACATGATGATCTCGCGGATCCGAAGGCCACTGATCCTGTCTTGCGAGAATCCACTCGAGTCTGCGCCGCGGCCGCCGGTGTCGGCCAGGTATCGATCGATCCAAAAGTTATCGAAGATTGGCTGGGGCCGAATGTCTTGAAACACCGAATGATCAACTTCGCCGTCGGCGAGACTTCGATTGAAAAGGCACTTGAGAACTATGACAAGCACCGAGCTCTTTATTTCGAATTCTCGCCCTATAACCATGTTGATGGACAAGATCCCCCGTTGTTTATGACCTATCGGGACGACATGACTCTACCATCCAAGGACGCCGGACATGGAATTCACCATCCCGTCTATGGAGTTAAGATGAAGGAGAAATCCGATACGGTTGGACATGAATGCCATCTCTTGATCCCCGGATATTCCAAGTCGGATCAATACGCCAATGCCACGGAGTTCTTGATCGCCAAACTGCTGGCAAAATGACGGCACCCATCGGTATTTCGCCGCTTTGGACGACCCCGCCACTGAGGGTCTGGCGTCACGTCAGAATCAATGGGAAAGTCCCGTTGTAACTCGCTGAACCGACATCTCACGACGAGCGGTTCCGATCTCGGTAATGTCCTGGCCCAAGCATCGCAGGGATACGACTCAGAAACAGGCACGCCGCTCGGAGTAACACGCCCCCATCAATGGACGTTCGACTGCGACGGCGAACATCGCTTGCAAAACACTAACAGAATGATGACCATCCATTCGTGAACAGTGACATCGTAACTCGAAGTCGCATTTGAACCTTTGGGATTCTTTCGTCCATCACTATGACAAATCATGCCGTCCACTGGTCCGAAGGGCTGTTCATCAGCCCGCATCACTTTCAGCTTGCCGAACGGCGGCTGCGTGAGGAAATGGCGCTGGCTCAGCAGTGGCATGTGGGATACGCATACGGAATTCGGAAGATCGAAATCGATCACGACGCGTTGTCGAACTGGCGCGTCTCACTCAGCACACTGCATATTCGCCTCCGTGATCACA from Schlesneria paludicola DSM 18645 carries:
- a CDS encoding vWA domain-containing protein, whose product is MPEPHWLVLVISIAILLFVIAIYRRDGSQLRSNNRMILTGLRLAVVGLILGLMTELSLTIERTGLPIVAVMIDTSASMSLQDQYPPNSKAARLVDDVARETGGQVNRLTIAQHLLTRNHGQLLEELQRRHQIRIYHFDETASALESGDLGQDRAAEAVTSAKDQFSAILKEIQQLQPDGDQTRPSPATKKVLGDLRGAAPAAIVLLTDGVATVSDTDKLSTIAETVRRKGVQLHLIGIGSDSSAKDLNLYDTLVDEVAFVGDPMLFKAKLRSFGFSGKKISLELRKEGERDVLITQDITAPADGQTVDVELSYASEIAGEFDYVLEVRGNADETNPLNNAETRHVSVREEKIRVLLVDSAPRYEFRFLKQLLERDKSIEVSTLLQDADLEYSQEDRTAISHFPVKKEDLARLDVLILGDLAPAQLSNAALENVREFVREKGGSVIFIAGPQFNPVTFAGTPLESLLPFELSSIRMPGDVTTENFHPVLTLEGQKGNSLFRLGNSEADSQQIWTSLPNFTWLVEISKLKPSARVFAEHPTKNGANGRLPVILMQQAGAGKVLFHATDETWRWRFRTGDLYHGRYWIQAIRYLSRSRLIGKDRTAELTVDQLVYQRGQPTTFRVKFVDERFIPTDADGVAVTVERKGEGRQTIKLSRLRELPTSFEGQMARLPEGTYHGWVSQPAFNEAPPSVDFRVEIPQRELLRRGMDRSDLQIAATTSHGRLYTLDDVDQLANEIPRGTPVPLETDEPIPLWNRWEFLTLLTLLLSAEWLLRKRWKLT
- a CDS encoding B12-binding domain-containing radical SAM protein, with amino-acid sequence MKIGLIAMSGVRAWDPELLELGLSMPGFVERKTVIAQLPSLGLLTLAGLTPRHDDVSYHELFDIAQDPLPNDDFDLIAISSFTAQIEDAYQVADGYRARHVPVVLGGLHVSSLPEEALLHADAIVIGEAEEVWPIIVEDARRGELKRVYRPSRPWRLVDSPIPRFDLLDPEKYNRITVQTSRGCPWKCDFCASSILIAPHYQVKPVSRVVEEIRRIKSIWPRPFIEFADDNTFVNKKHSKLLMRALIPERIRFFTETDLSFADDPDLIALARDAGCRQVLIGFESPTLLGLDGMELHCNWKLKQQERSLAAIERIQSAGITVNGCFILGLDGQTPEVFGQILEFVKQSGLYDVQVTLQTPFPGTPLYDRLRREGRLFENRYWEKCTLFDLTHEPQGMSSGELRAGLISLSQAIYDERATHQRHDRFFSQLRTSSALAQP
- a CDS encoding DUF1501 domain-containing protein; the protein is MLQELSEGLASFLQDLKQMGQLHRTMVMTFSEFGRRVAENQSEGTDHGTGSLMFLAGGRVKSGLHGSRPDLSWLDSVGDVVHSVDFRSVYASVLQRWLKADSRTVFVGVPAVRRTDWLVRSL
- a CDS encoding DUF1501 domain-containing protein, with product MSNPELFQFHSGPDGMADLAQIHEHNPGENSALDFLQRTGNDVLAASMQIAEAVKTQKTSVDYLPFHFPQSLKLVAQMIAAEVPTRVYYVALGFDHHATQRVRLRRCCRN
- a CDS encoding PIG-L deacetylase family protein, whose product is MVELRPWSIHASFACLLLCLVAGQASDTAAAEPVQSEDGKLRIVVFGAHPDDAEFKAGGTAAKWAKLGHQVKLCSVTNGDIGHWQIAGGPLAQRRTAEAAAVASKLGVTSQVLDLHDGELEPTLANRRLITKIIREWKADIVIAHRPWDYHPDHRYVGILVQDAAFMVTVPFFCPDTPPLKKNPVFLYSSDSFQKPYPFRPDIAVSIDDVFDLKIDAIHELESQVYEGGASGSEEFVRTVPPAADVAGRKAWLKQRWHDRHSRESDRFRSLLTELYGDEKGKKILYTEAFELCEYGRKPTPMELKQLFPFFERE
- a CDS encoding alpha/beta hydrolase: MKLALTLVFSLTAGFVYAQDEVPELPPTHADVAYGPFERNVLDFWQAEGEGPRPLFIHIHGGGWVGGDKKQKTSQYAPYLKQGISCASINYRLTPANPLPAPVHDAARAIQFLRSKAAEWNIDSKHIAVSGGSAGACTSMWLLLHDDLADPKATDPVLRESTRVCAAAAGVGQVSIDPKVIEDWLGPNVLKHRMINFAVGETSIEKALENYDKHRALYFEFSPYNHVDGQDPPLFMTYRDDMTLPSKDAGHGIHHPVYGVKMKEKSDTVGHECHLLIPGYSKSDQYANATEFLIAKLLAK